The genomic segment ATACAGTTTGAAAAATTACAGTTTACAAGGCACCACAAATGCAGCACAAGTCTGAAATATCGTAATTATAAGGTGAAAAGCACTTGTACGTCACCATAATGTCGTAATTACAACTAGGGAAGTCgtatttcagtttcatttacTTTCTGAGTTTGTTAATGGTGGGAGATACAAAATTTGGTATCGATCCTATACCGAGTGAAGTATCGCTGATATTTAATGTTTCAGGGTGGACCTTTCTTTTAATTGCCATTTACTGTAATTACATTCTACTGAGACTTACATTCTACTAACCATATGTAACCTATGGATTTAATGTTTCCATTACAAAAACTAGTCTCAGATTCTTTAACtaaaaattaatataattaatctAATACGTGTATGTGCTtgagctactactactactactactactaataaaaacaaatcaatcagCTTGGTGACACAAGGAACTCATGGGTAATGTCGTTCATCTGTACTTCTGTTCcggtattttaaaaaaagtgcatCAAGAACGTCAAGTATGCGCTACATTTGTTCATAAAGCGAGTCATTGGCAAATTTAAAGGTTTTAAGGCGTTTTATAGGAAACCTTTTTCTGAAGTGATGTTATACTGGGCGCTAATATGTGGATTTTGttacacattttgttatttgtgCTCATGTGttacaataatatttatattttttagtaATAAAATGTGGAACTAAATGCATCCTGCGCTTTTGAGACGCGACACACCTTCCCATGCGTTAGCAAGCTGACTTTACCCATAGTGCTGAAGTCATAACATCAGTGTGGATACTTTTATTAACTATGTGGAAAAAGTTAGGTTTAgttttattacaattttaattttgCAGTTCTGTGTGAAACATGGCGCCAAAGAAGAGGGCTCGAGCTGCTGCGATAGCCAATCAGAGTAAGTAGCGAGGTGTTGGAGAGTGATTTAGATTTATATTTGTGTGCACAGATGTAAACATTGTGATGGTGTGATAATAATAACGCAGGTAAAGCCCTCGAAGGTTCATCTGATGCTAAGGATGGTGACGGAGGtcgtgaaagaaagagagtagCATCTGCAAAAAAGTCTGAGTCCCAGAAAAACACGAGTTCAGCCTTAGAGAAAGCCACATACACCCACTGGCTGATGAAGTCTGAACCTGAGAGCCGCATAGAGAATGGAGTGGATGTGAAGGTAAACATGAGGGAGGTCCTGCTTATTGATCATCTTCATCCGCTGAGGGTTTTAACCAAAAGTAATATACATCTTCCTCAATGAATGTTTGCAGTTTGGAATTGAGGACCTGAAAGCTCTCCCCAATCAAACAGGCTGCTGGGACGGAGTGAGGAATTATCAGGTAAAGGTGCTGAGACGAGATGCCACTTTTAGTGGGAAGTGTTTACCCTGATAACACACAACTCTATCTCTGACCTCTAGTCAGTAAACTTCCACCAGCTCTAATCTGCTTTAATCATGCGGTGTCATCTTCCCTTCGTGTTTACATCAGCAATAAAACATGAGGGCACATGctgtgataggaaaataatcaaccaccgGCCGGTGCGATGCACCCAAGTTGATTATTATCCCATAACCGCATGTTccgaaagtgttttattcatcttgtaccacagcaatttgccaacattgatattttttattgattaaagaatggcattgtactttttatgcatttatagttacatttaatgttattgaAGGTtgcaaaacaaattagttcctgttatatgATAAACAGTTACGCTATAAACGGTTATAACCTCACCAGCCACctttccccccttctctctctctctctcaacaagacaaaaaaaaaaatccagctcgTCATGTAATTAAGAAACCAATAAGGTCCTGTCCAAAGTCTTGATACAAAGCTCTGATGCTGGAGacgccttccataaatgctacataaacatctcacagaaaatGTCCCCATATCAACAAATTTTATACTTTAACCATGTCactatttttaaatctgtttatgtggagtgtccgcCATACAGGTTCCTGAATCAGGTCTTACAGGAAGTTGCTTTAGAAGCAGTGTTGAACAGGTGCATAcctataaacctgtgatttgctttgcagCTGAGCAGTCAGATTTAATCATTCAACAGTGAACTTGGAATTGTTTCCTTTGTTTCCTTATAAACAGTTTTACTGACTAGCTAGGAGAATAAACTAATTAACATCAGCTACCTTATATCAATGGAGTAGTTTGCTACATAAAAGCCTATCTTCAAATGCCATTTGCTGAAAAGATTATGATACATATGATGATCTCATGTAATCAAAGGCTCATTTAACAAAGTGAGTGTGTCAATGAGTGTGTGTCAAAACGGTATTAGAATCCACCATGCATTGTCAGTAAAAGCCTTCCATAAGGTGGAGAGATGGTGACCCAATCAAACTGGCATTTCGCGCTTCAATTACAATGTGATGTGTGTTCATTGAAACGTGACTGTGTGGGTGAATTTCAGGCTCGTAACTTCATGCGGGATATGAAAGTGGGTCAGCAGGCTTTCTTTTACCACAGCAACTGTAAAGAGCCGGGAATAGCAGGCATTATAAAGGTGAGCATGACAATGCAGAAGATACAGTGTAACTCAAAAGATATGCGCCTTGATATTTCTTTTAAAGATAACATCAGTGTCATTGATGTTCCAGATTGTAAAGGAAGCGTATGTTGACCATACACAGTTCGACAAGAAAGACGTGCACTATGATCCATCCAGCAAACCCGAGAACCCTAAGTGGAGTATGGTAGGGTCCAACAACATGGATGCAGATCAGCTTAATGGAATATGtactactgtatgtgtgaaccaGGCATTCCTGCTATTTTAATTGAGGAATAAAGTATgctgggacatgctgttagaggaaactAACAACGGTGTAGTGTGATGTGGccaattattttccaatagtatcacatcctgaagtggtttattcctcttatactacaacAATTTGGCAGcagttacatttttattcattaatgaataagACACTGTATGAAactgtttatccatttatagttatgtttattgTTCTGGAACATCCACAgaacaagttagtttctgttatcaccaGAGATGTTCACAAGTAATAAAATGCAAGTCCAAGTCAGGTCTCGAGTCTTTACCCTAGAGTCCAAGTCAGGTCTCGAGTCTTTACCCTGGAGTCCAAGTCAGATCTCGAGTCTTAAGTCAGGGGTGATGGTGTGGGGGAGGCTTTAGCCCAAAATAAACGAAATAAAGCAAATACATtcgcaaataaaaaatattttctgtaaCTTTCACACACAATGTGCCCAGGTAATCATAGACAGACTTATTGTTCACAAGTTACTATTAACCAGTTCAAGTCAAGTCAGGAGTCaatgtagcttgtcatgttaccagaGAAACCACAATGCCCTCCTGAACACTTTCCGGTGTTAGAAAATGCAGTTACAGCTGTACCTTTCATTGTTACAAAGGGCTGAAACTGGGggctccttccaaaaaatgctaaataaataataaataaatgctaaatcTTCTCACCATATcaccacactttaaaaaaaaaaaaaaaagaaaaaaagaatccatttatgtctgccatacaagcccctgtgtaagttgttacgaTAGAAATGATCACTTGAagcacataaatataaattattcaatgccttctgaccaatcagaatagagaattcagcagtgctgtgataGAAACATTAATACATGCAGCTGTTGTCTTCAACACACATCACCTTTTTTCCATTACTGAGTAAAAGTGTTTTTCTTATAGGATTTCCCGTTGATTGATGTTTGTGTGTAGGTGGACGTTCAGTTTGAGAGGATGACCAAGCGCTTCATTCCACTGACGGAGCTGAAGAAATATCACCTGAAGCACAAGGGCAGTGGTGGAGCACTCAGTTGCATGGCCCTGTTCACCAGAGCTCGGCTTTCGGTGCAGCCCTTAACTgcaggtctcacacacacacactttcattgaCTTCTGTATTACTGTAGCCACTAAATAAGCCTATATTTACTTTACCCCTAGGTTTAACATACCTACACCAAAAGACTGGTCTACACAAAAGGCCaaattcacacacccacacaaaacCACCTGTTCCACTGTCACACTTCTGTTACTTAAACAAATTGTGGTTTTCTTTTGGTAGAATGTCACTGAAGTCTTTCAGATAAC from the Ictalurus furcatus strain D&B chromosome 17, Billie_1.0, whole genome shotgun sequence genome contains:
- the thyn1 gene encoding thymocyte nuclear protein 1 → MAPKKRARAAAIANQSKALEGSSDAKDGDGGRERKRVASAKKSESQKNTSSALEKATYTHWLMKSEPESRIENGVDVKFGIEDLKALPNQTGCWDGVRNYQARNFMRDMKVGQQAFFYHSNCKEPGIAGIIKIVKEAYVDHTQFDKKDVHYDPSSKPENPKWSMVDVQFERMTKRFIPLTELKKYHLKHKGSGGALSCMALFTRARLSVQPLTAEEFDFVLSLEDTDPV